A window of the Alphaproteobacteria bacterium genome harbors these coding sequences:
- the der gene encoding ribosome biogenesis GTPase Der, translating to MLHKIAIIGRPNVGKSTLFNKLIRKKLAIVHDTPGVTRDWREAEIPNLSPPLILVDTAGLEEGSKNSLEVRMRGQTERALKQNVSHIIMVIDGREGLTPLDRYFANWLRKLGIPVSLAVNKCDDLRKAYPGVAEAFELGLGDPYRVSSEHNIGIYDLLHDIHTSLYPDVVTEEPIEETEESFEEEVIAPQDVEVPEEERAIHLAIIGRPNVGKSTLLNAILKEERALTGPEAGLTRDSIVSEWDYKGKAFRLVDTAGLRKKSKISEELEILATQESMRAIRLAHLCILVLDATHPLEDQDLTIASHVVNEGRALIIALNKWDLAKNKQELLSELNYQLEKSLPQVKGIPYVTISALHHQNLDMLFDQALNMYDLWNRRISTNKLNVWLNEKTEIHPPPMVKGKRLKLKYMTQVKHRPPTFAMWTSLPEDLPGHYKNYLINQLREDFEMPGVPIRLMLRKGKNPFDDGKKRR from the coding sequence ATGCTACACAAAATAGCCATTATTGGCCGGCCGAACGTCGGCAAATCAACCCTTTTTAACAAGCTTATTCGCAAAAAGCTTGCAATTGTGCATGACACACCAGGCGTAACGCGTGATTGGCGCGAGGCTGAGATACCGAATCTCTCCCCTCCTCTTATCCTTGTTGATACGGCAGGTCTTGAAGAAGGCAGCAAAAACAGTCTTGAGGTTCGAATGCGAGGGCAAACTGAACGCGCGCTCAAACAGAATGTATCACACATCATCATGGTCATAGATGGTCGCGAAGGGCTTACGCCGCTTGATCGTTATTTTGCAAATTGGCTCAGAAAATTAGGAATCCCTGTGAGTCTAGCGGTCAACAAATGTGACGATTTACGGAAAGCCTACCCGGGTGTTGCTGAAGCTTTTGAACTTGGCCTGGGTGATCCCTACCGCGTTTCATCCGAGCATAATATTGGTATTTATGATTTACTTCATGACATCCACACAAGCCTTTACCCAGATGTAGTCACTGAGGAACCAATTGAAGAAACAGAAGAGTCTTTTGAAGAAGAAGTGATTGCGCCTCAAGACGTTGAAGTCCCTGAAGAAGAACGCGCTATTCACCTTGCAATCATTGGCCGCCCGAATGTTGGCAAATCAACACTCTTGAATGCAATCTTAAAAGAAGAACGCGCATTGACAGGCCCTGAAGCAGGTCTTACGCGTGACTCTATTGTGAGCGAATGGGATTACAAAGGAAAAGCCTTTCGCTTGGTTGACACGGCAGGCCTTAGAAAGAAAAGCAAAATTTCTGAAGAGCTTGAGATTCTGGCAACGCAAGAGAGCATGCGCGCAATCCGCCTTGCTCACTTGTGTATTTTGGTTTTAGATGCAACCCATCCACTCGAAGATCAAGATCTCACTATTGCAAGTCATGTTGTGAATGAAGGGCGAGCCCTCATCATCGCGCTCAACAAATGGGATTTAGCAAAAAACAAACAAGAGTTACTCTCTGAACTCAACTATCAACTTGAAAAATCGCTGCCTCAAGTCAAAGGCATTCCGTACGTAACAATTTCCGCTTTGCATCATCAAAATTTAGATATGCTTTTTGATCAAGCTTTAAACATGTATGACTTATGGAATCGCCGCATTTCAACTAATAAATTGAATGTTTGGCTGAATGAAAAGACCGAGATTCATCCGCCACCGATGGTTAAAGGAAAGCGTCTTAAGTTAAAATATATGACACAGGTCAAGCATCGCCCACCAACCTTTGCAATGTGGACATCACTACCTGAAGATTTGCCTGGTCATTACAAAAACTATCTCATCAACCAGTTACGAGAAGATTTTGAGATGCCTGGGGTTCCGATTCGCCTCATGTTACGCAAAGGCAAAAACCCATTTGATGATGGTAAAAAGCGGCGGTAA
- a CDS encoding ATP-binding cassette domain-containing protein has product MLTLDNISLTLGKGTPLERKLFSYLNLEILPSEFVVIIGENGAGKSTLFNLISGAQKPNSGRILIDEIDMTHKNQIAFSAVVSSVMQDPRVGTMENLTLFENLAFADRRTKRRGLALWSQSKRRTLYQDRLSLLNMGLENRLDDTVSCLSGGERQALSLIMSLMQPSKLLLLDEITAALNPKTAKKIMNLAYQLARAEKRSCLMITHNMKEGQQYADRLLILKDGVLIEVQ; this is encoded by the coding sequence ATGCTGACTCTTGACAATATTTCTCTCACGCTCGGCAAAGGAACACCTTTGGAAAGAAAGCTATTCTCTTATTTAAACTTAGAGATATTACCGTCAGAATTTGTTGTGATTATTGGTGAGAATGGCGCTGGTAAATCGACTCTCTTCAATCTCATTTCAGGCGCACAAAAACCAAATTCAGGCCGCATTCTCATTGATGAGATAGACATGACACATAAAAACCAAATTGCTTTTTCGGCCGTTGTTTCTTCTGTTATGCAAGATCCACGTGTTGGCACAATGGAAAACCTGACCCTGTTCGAGAACCTTGCCTTTGCTGATCGTCGCACTAAAAGACGAGGCCTTGCGCTCTGGTCTCAAAGCAAACGCCGCACCCTTTATCAAGACAGGTTAAGTCTCTTAAACATGGGGCTCGAAAATCGCCTTGATGATACTGTCTCATGTCTTTCAGGTGGTGAGCGTCAAGCACTGAGCTTAATCATGTCACTCATGCAGCCATCAAAGCTTTTGTTATTGGATGAGATTACAGCTGCTCTCAATCCAAAAACAGCAAAAAAAATCATGAATCTCGCCTATCAACTCGCCCGTGCTGAAAAAAGAAGCTGCCTTATGATCACACACAATATGAAAGAGGGACAGCAATATGCCGATCGACTTTTGATTTTAAAGGATGGAGTCTTGATTGAGGTGCAGTGA
- a CDS encoding NAD kinase, which produces MRFNFKEITKLHSFEKNTLHFCHSQTVEASAAFEELISFYGQCDKAKAKCLVALGGDGFLLHTLQQSLDLNIPVFGMNCGSIGFLLNPLRHDDLLNRLNQTKPYKLFPLHMKAIDKNGKSHERLAINEVSLLRQRHQTAKLSIQIDNVMRMEELICDGALVSTPAGSTAYNFSAHGPILPLTSNLMALTPISAFRPRRWRGALLNESARVVFEVLEADKRPVSAVADDQEIRDVVHVEISVDHTHPYVLLFDPDHGWEERILQEQFSKE; this is translated from the coding sequence ATGAGATTCAATTTTAAGGAAATCACAAAATTGCATTCGTTTGAAAAAAATACGCTTCATTTTTGCCATAGCCAGACTGTAGAGGCCTCAGCGGCATTTGAAGAGCTTATATCTTTTTATGGTCAATGTGATAAGGCTAAAGCAAAATGCCTTGTTGCTTTAGGCGGTGACGGATTCTTGCTTCACACGCTTCAGCAGAGTTTAGATTTGAATATTCCTGTTTTTGGTATGAACTGCGGATCGATTGGTTTTTTGCTGAATCCATTGCGACATGATGATTTATTGAATAGGCTGAATCAGACAAAGCCTTATAAGCTCTTTCCCTTACACATGAAGGCGATTGATAAGAATGGCAAGAGTCATGAACGTCTTGCGATCAATGAAGTGAGCCTGCTCAGACAACGGCATCAGACGGCAAAATTATCGATTCAAATCGATAATGTCATGCGGATGGAAGAGCTTATTTGTGATGGCGCATTGGTTTCAACGCCAGCAGGGAGCACGGCTTATAACTTTTCGGCTCATGGTCCTATCTTACCACTCACCTCAAACCTGATGGCTTTGACGCCAATTAGTGCTTTTCGGCCAAGACGCTGGAGAGGTGCTTTGCTCAATGAATCAGCACGTGTTGTTTTTGAGGTTTTAGAGGCCGATAAAAGACCAGTGAGTGCTGTTGCAGATGATCAAGAGATTCGCGATGTTGTGCATGTTGAAATTAGTGTTGATCACACGCATCCCTATGTTTTACTGTTTGATCCCGATCACGGCTGGGAAGAACGGATTTTGCAAGAGCAGTTCAGTAAAGAGTGA
- the acs gene encoding acetate--CoA ligase, with amino-acid sequence MNKSSQIELKTMADYERLYAESVADPDTFWGDIGKCITWIKPYSRVKNATFQHPVSIKWFEDGTLNACYNCVDRHLPEKANDTAFVFVGDEPGHSEVITYQMLYDKVCRFANVLKAQQVKKGDRVTIYMPMIPEAVYAMLACARIGAVHSVVFGGFSAESLKDRILDCQSTCVITADEGKRGGKIIALKQNADLALTHCPDVKTLLVVKHTGCAVNWTEGRDLWLLDEMTKMPATCEPQEMSAEDPLFILYTSGSTGKPKGVLHTTGGYMVYISFTFQYVFDYQPTDLYWCTADVGWVTGHSYIVYGPLANGAKSVLYEGVPNYPDFSRFWQIIDEQKVTIFYTAPTALRSLMKEGDAFVKKTSRQSLRILGSVGEPINSEAWEWYHKVVGDGRCSIVDTWWQTETGGVLISPLPNITPLKPSSATKPFFGVKPMIVDEKGDELHGVCEGRLCIAESWPGQMRTVFGDHARFEQTYFSTYKGLYFTGDGCRRDADGYYWITGRVDDVINVSGHRLGTAEIESAINLHPKVAESAVVGFPHDIKGQGIYAYVTVFSGENPSPELKAEIIAIVRKEIGPIATPDVIQFTPALPKTRSGKIMRRILRKIAAHEDDSLGDISTLADTTIVSSLIEGRE; translated from the coding sequence ATGAATAAAAGCAGTCAGATAGAGTTGAAAACAATGGCTGATTATGAGCGGCTTTATGCCGAATCAGTCGCTGATCCGGACACTTTTTGGGGAGATATTGGCAAGTGTATTACATGGATAAAGCCCTATTCACGTGTTAAAAATGCAACTTTTCAGCATCCTGTTTCTATTAAATGGTTTGAAGATGGCACTTTGAACGCTTGTTACAATTGTGTCGATCGCCATTTGCCAGAAAAAGCAAATGATACAGCCTTTGTTTTTGTAGGGGATGAGCCGGGGCATTCTGAAGTTATTACTTACCAAATGCTCTATGATAAAGTATGCCGTTTTGCAAATGTTTTGAAGGCGCAGCAAGTAAAAAAAGGTGACCGCGTTACGATCTATATGCCCATGATTCCCGAGGCAGTCTATGCGATGCTAGCTTGTGCACGTATTGGCGCTGTTCATTCTGTTGTCTTTGGTGGTTTTTCTGCTGAAAGTCTAAAGGATCGAATCTTAGATTGCCAAAGCACTTGTGTGATCACAGCAGATGAAGGTAAAAGAGGCGGCAAAATAATTGCTTTAAAGCAAAACGCCGATCTTGCCTTAACTCATTGTCCTGATGTAAAAACCCTGTTGGTCGTTAAGCACACAGGTTGTGCTGTCAATTGGACGGAAGGCCGTGATCTTTGGCTTTTGGATGAAATGACTAAAATGCCAGCAACATGTGAGCCGCAAGAAATGTCTGCAGAAGATCCACTCTTTATTTTGTATACCTCTGGGTCAACAGGTAAGCCAAAAGGCGTTTTGCATACAACAGGCGGATATATGGTCTATATTTCTTTCACGTTTCAATATGTTTTTGATTATCAGCCGACCGATCTTTATTGGTGTACAGCAGATGTGGGCTGGGTTACAGGCCATTCTTACATTGTGTATGGACCTCTTGCGAATGGGGCAAAATCTGTGCTCTATGAAGGTGTGCCAAATTATCCAGACTTCTCACGCTTTTGGCAGATTATTGATGAGCAAAAGGTCACAATTTTCTACACAGCCCCTACGGCTTTGCGGTCCTTAATGAAGGAGGGTGATGCTTTTGTTAAAAAGACAAGTCGTCAGTCTTTGCGTATTCTGGGTTCAGTGGGTGAGCCGATCAATTCAGAGGCTTGGGAATGGTATCATAAAGTTGTAGGCGATGGACGGTGCTCGATTGTTGATACTTGGTGGCAAACAGAAACAGGCGGCGTTTTGATTTCGCCTTTGCCAAATATTACGCCGTTAAAGCCGAGTTCAGCCACAAAGCCATTTTTTGGTGTAAAGCCGATGATTGTTGATGAAAAAGGCGATGAGCTTCATGGTGTGTGTGAGGGGCGACTCTGTATTGCTGAGAGCTGGCCAGGTCAAATGCGGACTGTTTTTGGGGATCATGCACGCTTCGAGCAAACATATTTCTCAACTTATAAAGGACTTTATTTCACAGGAGATGGCTGCCGGCGTGACGCTGATGGATACTATTGGATCACAGGTCGTGTGGATGATGTCATCAATGTGTCGGGTCATAGATTAGGAACGGCGGAGATTGAAAGTGCGATTAATCTTCATCCAAAAGTTGCGGAGTCAGCTGTTGTTGGTTTTCCGCATGATATCAAAGGGCAAGGGATCTATGCCTATGTGACAGTCTTTTCTGGTGAGAATCCATCCCCTGAATTAAAGGCTGAAATTATCGCTATTGTGAGAAAAGAGATTGGGCCGATTGCAACACCGGATGTGATTCAATTTACCCCTGCATTGCCAAAAACAAGATCAGGTAAAATCATGAGGCGCATCTTGCGGAAAATTGCAGCGCATGAGGATGATTCACTCGGAGACATTTCAACGCTCGCAGATACGACGATTGTGTCCTCTTTGATTGAAGGCCGGGAATAA
- a CDS encoding transcriptional regulator, whose translation MDPDHHHTAQFQLCEALLSLQNKEEAFLFLKDLCTPQELSALSERWRVCQLLADGKLSYREIHKLTGASLTTIGRVARFLKDEPYHGYRLILNRQNQGP comes from the coding sequence ATGGACCCAGATCATCATCACACCGCACAGTTTCAGCTTTGTGAGGCGCTTCTTTCACTCCAAAACAAAGAAGAAGCCTTTCTCTTTCTGAAAGATCTGTGCACGCCGCAAGAGCTCAGCGCTTTATCAGAAAGATGGCGCGTCTGTCAACTCCTTGCGGATGGAAAACTCTCATATAGAGAGATCCATAAATTAACAGGAGCAAGCCTCACTACTATTGGCAGGGTTGCCCGCTTTTTAAAAGATGAACCCTATCACGGATATAGACTCATCCTCAATCGACAAAATCAAGGACCTTAA
- a CDS encoding tetratricopeptide repeat protein, producing the protein MEKDDYISGIFREIDEDLKADKIQEVWDKYKNYIIITIISALIITSGVTYWQYRAHQRDMSYTSSYYELLTMPMNPDTVKNGLPFLENKKGYTYLASLYEAALFVKQENFKEAYDAYHKIVESAAVPAIYKDLANYYALMSKIRFAKPEEVLADIDEIDLDNFHYRPLVLELKIFLLQELNKRDEAKETLQELIAIDNLPEGLKHRAELLKIQLSQK; encoded by the coding sequence ATGGAAAAAGACGATTATATTTCAGGTATTTTTCGTGAAATCGATGAAGATCTAAAAGCTGACAAAATCCAAGAAGTATGGGATAAATATAAGAATTATATCATTATCACCATTATTTCAGCTCTCATTATCACATCAGGTGTTACCTATTGGCAGTATAGAGCACACCAAAGAGACATGTCATACACAAGTTCTTACTATGAACTTTTAACAATGCCGATGAATCCAGACACCGTTAAAAATGGACTTCCTTTCCTTGAAAACAAAAAAGGCTATACCTATTTAGCTTCATTGTATGAAGCAGCCCTTTTTGTGAAACAAGAAAATTTCAAGGAAGCCTATGATGCCTATCATAAAATAGTTGAAAGTGCAGCTGTTCCTGCAATTTACAAAGACCTTGCTAACTATTATGCTCTTATGTCAAAAATTCGCTTTGCCAAACCAGAAGAAGTGCTTGCTGATATCGATGAAATCGATCTTGATAATTTTCACTATAGACCACTCGTTCTTGAGCTAAAAATCTTTCTTCTCCAGGAATTAAACAAACGTGATGAAGCAAAAGAGACTTTGCAAGAGCTTATCGCAATTGACAATTTACCTGAAGGCTTGAAACACAGAGCTGAGCTTCTCAAAATTCAACTCAGTCAGAAGTAA
- a CDS encoding PQQ-binding-like beta-propeller repeat protein produces MKFVFRTPYRSKSLSIILPLTICSLFLNGCWMGADDKKQKKLEGDRVSVLAQKTKLEPAVLEASDHMSLSAPYMNSSWSQIGMKSDHFSDHLELSGTLQKQWSSNIGSSSSGHNKIYVSPVVDQGIIYAMDSASQISAYQEQTGQKIWSVSVKPEKERTKLHGGGMAVLGQNLIISTAYGEVLSLDITDGKELWRVSVGSPIRSAPAVTDNKIFILTADNKLLAMNPVNGKVIWKDTGISENASLVGSSSPAVKDNLVLGAYTSGEINALNIDTGRMTWSDNLANNRKVGLTSTLSDIKAPPVIAGEVILAMSHANKLFAIDRRTGIRRWEEHVGGINMPWVSGNTAFMISNEAELIAMNLYNGKIFWISDLKQQRKKPESIVWYGPVLAGDKLWITNSLGELLEYNPENGTEIGKASYGSEAVIAPIVVNNSMLLLMKNGDLIRLVGDQKNTASTYSKADTGQDTH; encoded by the coding sequence ATGAAATTTGTATTCCGCACACCATACCGCTCAAAAAGCCTATCTATTATTTTACCGCTCACAATCTGTTCGCTTTTTCTAAACGGGTGCTGGATGGGCGCTGATGATAAAAAACAAAAGAAACTTGAAGGAGACCGTGTCTCCGTTTTGGCTCAAAAGACAAAATTAGAGCCAGCTGTTCTTGAGGCATCTGATCACATGAGCCTAAGCGCCCCATACATGAACAGTTCATGGTCTCAGATTGGCATGAAAAGCGATCATTTTAGTGATCATCTCGAACTCTCAGGTACGCTTCAAAAACAATGGTCAAGCAATATTGGTTCAAGCTCATCAGGTCATAATAAAATTTACGTATCTCCTGTCGTTGACCAAGGCATCATTTATGCGATGGATTCAGCCTCACAAATTTCAGCCTATCAGGAACAAACGGGACAAAAAATCTGGTCTGTTTCAGTAAAGCCTGAGAAAGAAAGAACAAAGCTACATGGCGGCGGCATGGCTGTTTTAGGGCAAAACCTCATTATATCAACAGCATATGGGGAAGTTCTCTCACTTGACATTACAGATGGAAAAGAACTTTGGCGTGTGTCTGTTGGATCTCCAATTCGTTCTGCCCCTGCTGTGACCGATAACAAAATTTTCATCCTGACTGCAGACAATAAATTGCTGGCCATGAATCCTGTCAACGGAAAAGTGATCTGGAAAGATACTGGTATCTCAGAAAACGCTTCATTGGTTGGCTCTTCAAGTCCTGCAGTAAAAGATAATCTGGTATTAGGCGCTTATACTTCTGGTGAAATCAACGCGCTGAATATTGATACAGGCCGTATGACATGGTCAGATAATTTGGCAAATAACCGCAAGGTCGGTCTGACATCAACTCTTTCTGATATTAAAGCGCCCCCTGTGATTGCAGGAGAAGTTATTCTCGCCATGAGCCATGCAAACAAATTATTTGCGATTGACCGCAGAACAGGCATTCGTCGCTGGGAAGAGCATGTCGGTGGGATTAATATGCCATGGGTGAGCGGGAATACAGCCTTCATGATTTCAAATGAAGCAGAGCTTATCGCCATGAATCTGTATAATGGTAAGATCTTCTGGATCAGTGACTTAAAGCAGCAACGCAAAAAACCTGAATCTATCGTCTGGTATGGCCCTGTTTTAGCGGGTGACAAATTGTGGATTACCAACTCTTTAGGTGAGCTACTCGAATATAACCCTGAAAATGGCACAGAGATTGGCAAAGCATCTTACGGCAGCGAAGCTGTCATTGCACCAATTGTTGTCAATAATAGCATGCTTTTGCTCATGAAAAATGGCGATTTGATTCGCCTTGTCGGCGATCAAAAAAACACAGCATCCACCTACAGCAAGGCTGACACGGGACAAGATACACATTAA
- a CDS encoding ABC transporter substrate-binding protein, with translation MTQFKVLLTALFFSCLSLQSFSAELKQTKILISKSSDNPALNRAIEGIIDGLAENGFIKDQNLTLRIESAQGNFALASQIASKFANQRPDIFVGLGTLSSLSLSKYTSTQKTPLVFASVTDPLGSGLIDTIQAPGKNTTGVSDAVDLEAELDLFLELQPNLKRLGVIYNPGEQNSVTSLDTLAPLCEKKGITLIKQSASKTTDIPQATTKLINQVDAIFIDNDNTALSALQSIIKIATDDKIPVYVSDTDAVELGALAALGPNQHDLGRQAASMIIQILNGTDAGSIEVEFPTKTELFLNAKAAEKIGLDLKPEVMQRATTLLNEISE, from the coding sequence ATGACTCAATTCAAAGTATTATTAACTGCCCTCTTCTTCTCTTGCCTCAGCTTACAAAGCTTTAGTGCAGAATTAAAACAAACCAAAATTCTCATCAGCAAATCCAGTGACAATCCTGCTTTAAACCGGGCCATTGAAGGCATTATAGATGGTCTTGCAGAAAATGGATTCATCAAAGATCAAAATTTAACTCTTCGCATTGAATCAGCCCAAGGCAATTTTGCTCTCGCTTCACAAATCGCCTCAAAATTTGCAAATCAAAGGCCTGATATTTTTGTTGGCCTCGGGACACTCTCCTCCCTCAGCCTTTCCAAATATACCTCCACGCAAAAGACACCTCTTGTTTTTGCATCTGTCACAGATCCTCTTGGCTCTGGATTGATCGATACAATTCAAGCGCCTGGCAAGAACACAACAGGCGTTTCTGATGCTGTTGATCTTGAAGCTGAGCTTGATCTCTTTCTTGAATTGCAACCCAATTTAAAAAGACTCGGTGTGATTTATAATCCTGGCGAACAGAACTCAGTTACCTCTCTTGACACCTTAGCACCTCTCTGTGAGAAAAAGGGAATCACGCTCATCAAACAAAGTGCCTCGAAGACAACCGATATTCCACAAGCAACAACAAAACTGATCAATCAAGTTGATGCCATCTTTATTGACAATGACAATACAGCTTTAAGTGCCCTTCAAAGCATTATCAAAATTGCAACCGACGACAAGATTCCTGTTTATGTGAGTGATACAGACGCTGTGGAATTGGGCGCGCTTGCTGCTTTAGGGCCAAATCAGCACGATCTCGGCCGCCAAGCCGCTTCCATGATCATACAGATTCTGAATGGCACTGATGCTGGCTCAATTGAAGTTGAATTCCCAACAAAAACTGAACTCTTTCTGAATGCAAAAGCGGCCGAAAAAATAGGCCTAGACCTTAAGCCTGAGGTGATGCAGCGCGCAACCACACTTTTAAATGAGATCTCAGAATGA
- the rpmB gene encoding 50S ribosomal protein L28: MARRCDILDDKGVLVGNNVSHANNKTRRRFLPNCLNVTLMSDALKQTFRMKISRKAQRTIDFKGGFDAMLMKTKNAKLTPEALKIKRKVAKALEQSAASAA, encoded by the coding sequence ATGGCAAGACGTTGTGATATTCTAGACGACAAAGGTGTTTTGGTTGGTAATAATGTGAGCCATGCAAACAACAAAACACGCCGTCGCTTTCTACCAAACTGTTTAAATGTAACACTCATGAGCGATGCGCTGAAACAAACATTTCGCATGAAAATTTCACGCAAAGCACAAAGAACCATTGATTTTAAAGGTGGTTTTGATGCAATGCTCATGAAGACAAAAAATGCAAAATTGACACCTGAAGCGCTTAAAATTAAACGCAAAGTTGCAAAAGCTCTTGAACAAAGCGCTGCATCTGCTGCTTAA
- a CDS encoding AsmA family protein — MKKFLYIVLALIIILFAGVFIAAKFIPIEKIQAEALKQAKDQTGLDITIDGTASLSVFPSIALEAPKVTIKKPNESKQLASVESLNLVISLSDLIFSQQVRVERLDLISPDLYLEKKKEGTLNWSIDTASASKSNNDTDKKKEGSVSPAAAALFVNQVKIKDGKLTYVDASKNKTEVIDHLNFDLEMPSLSSTLKAEADFMLHGQKTDFNITLKKANALYEKEASDLSMSLENNVMRMTFNGTGQSLISDARELKGDYDFETKDLPALLQWTSGAAEKPSSSFTKVSKKGKIQLAQNTLSVNPLQIEVDEYKGEGSATIALGTSKPNAKVNLSFNNIAIDRMVAEATTDTNLTTATLQELFLSKVALADSDDDKIDLSALDTLDGTFKIGITNLSLKGQSLGQTNIDAALSGGRLNSQLVQSNLFKGKADIKSVLTSNGNYSVNWGLDDVDVNPLLTLFKDFKKLNGTADSNGSITMAGTTKKQLKQSMSGSGAFNIQNGSIQGIDLGAIGRDITKLFSQSNAKTEFSSLTMTFQANNGRINTNDLAMKSPMVQLSGNGYVDLPSESVNIRIVPKFADTSKASQGKLNLASLTIPFIVSGTFDHLTVLPDAKGIIEESLKNPEALGNQINNLLGKKGGKKGAATQDIINGILGGGSSSAPSQAPEGEPSQAPSQDQPAQKNNSNPGAILNQLLGQ; from the coding sequence ATGAAAAAATTCTTATATATCGTTCTTGCGCTCATTATCATTCTTTTTGCTGGTGTCTTTATTGCAGCCAAATTTATCCCTATTGAAAAAATTCAAGCTGAAGCTCTGAAACAAGCCAAAGACCAAACTGGTCTCGATATCACAATTGATGGAACCGCTTCTTTATCCGTTTTTCCATCGATTGCTCTTGAAGCACCAAAAGTAACAATCAAAAAACCAAACGAATCAAAACAGCTCGCTTCTGTTGAAAGCCTTAATCTTGTGATCTCTCTTTCAGATCTTATTTTCTCACAACAAGTTCGCGTTGAAAGACTCGATCTAATCAGCCCAGATCTCTACCTTGAAAAGAAAAAGGAAGGCACTCTCAATTGGTCGATTGATACAGCATCTGCAAGCAAATCAAACAATGATACTGACAAAAAGAAAGAAGGCAGTGTTTCACCAGCAGCTGCAGCTCTTTTTGTCAACCAAGTTAAAATTAAAGACGGCAAGCTCACCTATGTTGATGCTTCAAAAAACAAAACTGAAGTCATCGACCATTTGAATTTTGATCTCGAAATGCCTAGCCTTTCATCAACTTTAAAAGCTGAAGCAGACTTTATGCTCCATGGGCAAAAAACAGATTTTAACATCACACTGAAAAAAGCAAATGCTCTCTATGAAAAAGAAGCATCCGATCTTTCAATGTCTCTTGAAAACAATGTCATGAGAATGACTTTCAACGGAACAGGACAATCTCTTATTTCTGATGCAAGAGAGCTTAAAGGCGATTATGATTTTGAAACAAAGGACCTGCCTGCCCTTCTGCAATGGACATCAGGCGCTGCTGAAAAACCATCTTCTTCTTTCACAAAAGTCAGCAAGAAAGGGAAAATTCAACTCGCCCAAAATACTCTTTCCGTCAATCCTTTACAGATTGAAGTTGATGAATATAAAGGAGAAGGTTCTGCAACAATTGCGCTCGGAACATCAAAACCAAATGCAAAAGTAAATCTCTCATTCAACAACATTGCGATTGATCGCATGGTCGCAGAAGCAACAACCGATACAAATTTAACCACCGCAACTCTACAAGAACTTTTTCTCTCAAAAGTTGCTCTTGCTGACTCAGATGATGACAAAATTGATTTGTCCGCACTTGATACTTTAGATGGCACCTTCAAAATTGGTATTACAAACTTGAGCCTTAAAGGTCAGAGTCTTGGACAGACAAACATTGATGCAGCGCTTTCTGGTGGTCGCCTGAATAGCCAACTCGTGCAATCAAACTTGTTCAAAGGAAAAGCAGATATCAAATCAGTGCTCACAAGCAATGGGAACTATTCTGTAAATTGGGGGCTTGATGATGTGGATGTGAATCCACTTCTGACCCTTTTTAAAGACTTTAAAAAGCTCAATGGTACAGCCGACAGTAATGGATCTATCACCATGGCAGGAACAACCAAAAAACAACTCAAACAAAGCATGAGTGGCAGTGGTGCCTTCAATATTCAAAATGGATCCATACAAGGGATTGATCTTGGAGCGATTGGAAGAGACATTACAAAACTATTCTCGCAATCGAATGCAAAAACAGAATTTTCAAGCCTCACAATGACATTCCAAGCGAACAATGGTCGCATCAACACAAACGATCTTGCCATGAAATCCCCAATGGTTCAACTCTCTGGTAATGGTTATGTGGACTTACCATCTGAAAGTGTGAATATCCGGATTGTGCCAAAATTTGCAGATACATCAAAAGCTTCACAGGGCAAATTGAATCTTGCAAGCCTAACCATTCCTTTTATTGTTTCAGGTACTTTTGATCATCTCACTGTATTGCCTGATGCAAAAGGAATCATTGAGGAATCACTTAAAAATCCTGAAGCTCTTGGAAATCAGATTAACAATCTACTTGGTAAAAAAGGCGGCAAAAAAGGCGCTGCGACTCAAGATATCATCAATGGCATCCTGGGTGGAGGATCTTCTTCTGCGCCTTCACAAGCACCTGAGGGAGAGCCGTCACAAGCACCGTCTCAAGATCAACCAGCACAAAAAAACAATTCTAATCCTGGTGCGATTCTGAATCAGCTCCTAGGTCAGTAA